From the genome of Ziziphus jujuba cultivar Dongzao chromosome 6, ASM3175591v1, one region includes:
- the LOC107430745 gene encoding uncharacterized protein LOC107430745: MIVAMDLNASPVPEEDDETFEGHIEEYSAPEERVETAVDIARREREERRRRLKRDRSDDRPMHASQPHVYDYQSYQTKTLKSYDKSRLPPGWLDCPAFGQEIAYIIPSKVPLSEAYNDSIPPGRRYSFKQVVHQQRVLGRKLGLVIDLTNTTRYYSTQDLKKDAIKHVKIQCKGRDSVPENSSVNQFVYEVLQFISRQQHSKKYILVHCTHGHNRTGYMIVHYLMRTRLMSVTEAIKTFAEARPPGIYKPDYIDALYTFYHERRPEMVVCPPTPEWKRSSDLDLNGEAVADDDDDGVPASPSHGPQESDVVMTNDDVLGDEIPWDQQDAFRRFCYQTLKLPVGARGITQFPGSHPVSLNRENLQLLRQRYYYATWKADGTRYMMLITMDGCYLIDRNFNFRRVQMRFPCKYTNEGLGERIHHFTLLDGEMIIDTLPESQKQERRYLIYDLMALNKESVIERPFYERWMMLEKEVIEPRKYDRSLFRDFYRYDLEPFRVRRKNFWYLPTVSKILKDFIPKLSHDADGLIFQGWDDPYVPRTHEGLLKWKYAELNSVDFLFEIGDDDRQLLFLYERGKKKLLEGNRVEFKGGSDPSFYVGKIIECSWDSEKQKWCCMRIRTDKSTPNDINTYKKVMRSIKDNITEDFLLQEIEEIICLPMYADRIQNDNKMIAAAKANLARRR; this comes from the exons ATGATTGTTGCTATGGACCTGAATGCCTCACCAGTCCCTGAAGAAGATGACGAGACTTTTGAAGGGCATATAGAAGAATACAGTGCACCTGAAGAACGTGTAGAGACTGCAGTTGATATAGCACGTCGG GAGCGTGAAGAAAGGCGTAGGAGACTGAAAAGAGACCGCTCAGATGACAGGCCAATGCATGCTTCTCAACCACATGTATATGACTATCAGTCATATCAAACAAAAACCCTTAAATCGTATGATAAAAGTAGGCTGCCCCCTG GTTGGCTGGATTGTCCTGCATTTGGTCAAGAAATAGCTTACATAATTCCTTCAAAGGTTCCACTGAGTGAGGCCTATAATGATAGTATTCCTCCTGGTCGAAGATACTCATTTAAACAGGTGGTTCACCAACAAAGGGTTTTAGGAAGAAAA CTAGGTCTAGTGATTGATTTGACAAATACTACACGTTACTACTCAACGCAAGATCTGAAGAAAGATGCTATTAAACATGTGAAG ATTCAGTGCAAAGGCCGGGACTCTGTCCCTGAAAATTCATCTGTTAACCAGTTTGTGTATGAG GTCTTACAATTTATATCTCGTCAGCAACACTCAAAGAAATACATTCTTGTCCATTGTACACATGGGCACAATCGTACAGGATATATGATTGTGCACTACCTTATGCGAACGCGGTTAATGTCAGTAACTGAG GCAATAAAAACTTTTGCGGAAGCACGCCCTCCCGGAATCTACAAACCAGACTATATTGATgcattatatacattttatcaTGAAAGAAGGCCTGAAATGGTTGTTTGCCCGCCGACTCCAGAATGGAAGAGATCTTCTGATCTTGATCTTAATGGTGAAGCAGTggcagatgatgatgatgatggagttCCAGCTTCTCCTTCGCAT GGGCCACAGGAGTCAGATGTAGTAATGACAAATGATGATGTTTTGGGAGATGAGATACCATGGGACCAGCAAGATGCATTCCGGCGGTTTTGCTATCAAACACTTAAGTTACCTGTTGGG GCAAGAGGAATCACTCAATTTCCAGGGTCACACCCAGTTTCTCTCAACAG GGAAAACTTACAACTGCTGAGGCAACGCTATTATTATGCCACATGGAAAGCTGATGGGACAAGATATATGATGCTAATTACTATGGATGGGTGCTATTTGATTGATAGGAATTTTAACTTTAGGAGGGTTCAGATGAGATTTCCTTGCAAATACACAAATGAA GGTTTAGGTGAGAGGATTCATCATTTTACATTACTTGATGGGGAGATGATAATTGATACATTACCAGAATCACAGAAGCAAGAGAGAAGATACCTTATCTATGATCTGATGGCTCTTAACAAAGAATCTGTAATAGAG CGGCCTTTCTACGAACGGTGGATGATGCTTGAGAAAGAAGTCATTGAACCTCGTAAATATGATCGCAGCCTATTTAGGGATTTTTATAGATATGATTTGGAGCCATTCAGG GTGAGAAGGAAGAATTTTTGGTATCTACCAACCGTTAGCAAAATTTTGAAGGATTTCATTCCAAAGCTATCACATGACGCAGATGGTCTTATTTTTCAG GGCTGGGATGATCCATATGTTCCCCGTACTCATGAAGGCCTTTTAAAGTGGAAATATGCCGAGTTGAACTCGGTTGACTTTCTATTCGAG ATAGGTGATGACGATCGTCAGTTACTGTTTCTTTATGAACGAGGAAAGAAAAAACTGCTGGAAGGAAATAGGGTTGAATTTAAAG GTGGTTCAGATCCATCTTTCTATGTGGGGAAAATTATTGAGTGTTCTTGGGATTCTGAAAAACAGAAATGGTGCTGCATGCGGATCAGGACGGATAAATCGACTCCAAATGATATCAACACTTACAAGAAG GTCATGCGAAGCATAAAGGATAACATCACAGAGGATTTCTTGTTGCAGGAGATTGAAGAGATCATTTGCCTGCCTATGTATGCTGATAGGATTCAGAAT